From the Desulfohalovibrio reitneri genome, one window contains:
- the tmcC gene encoding TmcC family electron transfer complex membrane anchor subunit, translating to MNAIYDFLTGPLLWIALLVFVCGSVAKVAMWISKARSSDPFVFKYWSWKYALRSLVHWTIPFNTMRWRTKPVLTVFTTVFHLGVILIPIFLLAHVVLWEQYMGVTWITLPEGLADVLAVLTLAGCGYFAYRRIFDKQVAFVTRGEDWLILAIVTGTFLFGFLAGQQWGPYMAWLNLHVLFGEAFLIMIPFTRVKHMLLYPLTRGYIGSEFGAVRKTRDY from the coding sequence ATGAACGCCATTTACGACTTCCTCACCGGCCCGCTGTTGTGGATCGCCCTGCTGGTCTTCGTGTGCGGCAGCGTGGCCAAGGTGGCCATGTGGATCAGCAAGGCCCGCTCCTCCGACCCCTTCGTATTCAAGTACTGGAGCTGGAAATACGCCCTGCGGTCCCTCGTTCACTGGACCATTCCCTTCAACACCATGCGCTGGCGCACCAAGCCGGTGCTGACGGTGTTCACCACCGTATTCCACCTGGGCGTGATCCTCATTCCCATCTTCCTGCTGGCCCACGTGGTCCTGTGGGAGCAGTACATGGGCGTGACCTGGATCACGCTGCCCGAGGGCCTGGCCGACGTGCTGGCCGTCCTCACCCTGGCCGGCTGCGGCTACTTCGCCTACCGCCGCATCTTCGACAAGCAGGTGGCCTTCGTCACCCGCGGCGAGGACTGGCTCATCCTGGCCATCGTCACCGGCACCTTCCTGTTCGGCTTCCTGGCCGGGCAGCAGTGGGGCCCGTACATGGCCTGGCTGAATCTGCACGTGCTGTTCGGCGAGGCCTTCCTGATCATGATCCCCTTCACCCGCGTCAAGCACATGCTGCTGTACCCCCTCACCCGGGGCTACATCGGCTCTGAATTCGGCGCGGTGCGCAAGACGCGCGACTACTAA
- the tmcD gene encoding electron transfer complex subunit TmcD has translation MAKQAGINWEPGEKEISDLGQWTDRFGWVEEPQASPDGERVAAVIRTEDEEFTLCVNGEPWENAFEKAWNPRFTPDGRLTALVQADMVWTVAVDGEPWENSFDFCWNNTGSPAGPIYASIQDSMRYGMVVDGEPWETLYENANNFAVSPDGKRTAAAVQVKSMGQADIAAFQEGLFSAAVDGVAWDEVFVNVWTPTFSQDGSSLAATVRKSLYDYDIAVDGKAWGLNCQSAWEPLFHPTENWVAAPARVGGKWSIYRDGKPYWHSKYAQCWQAAFSPDGSKLAAVVALGIGEWTVAVDGKAWPIRMGGILGDLVFSPDGARLAALGRDQEKWNYVVDGQMVPGDYDMAWPAVFSPDGSHWAAKVERGGSYTVVLDGKPLGQTYESAFQPMFSPDSDRLMTCGVRDGKYIRRIDRISDLQG, from the coding sequence ATGGCCAAACAGGCTGGAATCAACTGGGAGCCCGGAGAGAAGGAGATTTCCGATCTCGGGCAATGGACGGATCGCTTCGGCTGGGTTGAGGAACCCCAGGCCTCTCCCGACGGCGAGCGCGTTGCCGCCGTCATCCGCACCGAGGACGAGGAGTTCACGCTCTGCGTCAACGGCGAACCCTGGGAAAACGCCTTCGAGAAGGCATGGAATCCCCGCTTCACTCCCGACGGCAGGTTGACCGCGCTGGTGCAGGCCGACATGGTCTGGACCGTGGCCGTGGACGGCGAGCCGTGGGAAAACAGCTTCGACTTCTGCTGGAACAACACCGGTTCCCCGGCGGGCCCCATCTACGCCTCCATCCAGGACTCCATGCGCTACGGCATGGTGGTGGACGGCGAGCCCTGGGAAACCCTCTATGAAAACGCCAACAACTTCGCCGTCAGCCCCGACGGCAAGCGCACCGCCGCCGCGGTGCAGGTCAAGTCCATGGGACAGGCGGACATCGCCGCCTTCCAGGAGGGCCTCTTCTCCGCCGCCGTGGACGGGGTGGCCTGGGACGAGGTATTCGTCAACGTCTGGACCCCCACCTTCTCCCAGGACGGCTCTTCCCTGGCCGCCACCGTGCGTAAGAGCCTCTACGACTACGACATCGCCGTGGACGGCAAGGCCTGGGGCCTGAACTGCCAGAGCGCCTGGGAGCCGCTGTTCCACCCCACCGAGAACTGGGTGGCCGCGCCCGCACGCGTGGGCGGCAAGTGGTCCATCTACCGCGACGGCAAACCCTACTGGCACTCCAAGTACGCCCAGTGCTGGCAAGCCGCCTTCTCGCCCGACGGCTCCAAGCTGGCCGCCGTGGTGGCCCTTGGCATCGGCGAGTGGACCGTGGCCGTGGACGGTAAGGCCTGGCCCATCCGCATGGGCGGCATCCTCGGCGACCTGGTCTTTTCCCCGGACGGCGCCCGCTTGGCCGCCCTGGGCCGGGACCAGGAGAAATGGAACTACGTGGTGGACGGCCAGATGGTGCCCGGCGACTACGACATGGCCTGGCCCGCCGTCTTCAGTCCCGACGGCTCCCACTGGGCGGCCAAGGTGGAACGCGGCGGCAGCTACACCGTCGTGCTGGACGGCAAGCCCCTGGGGCAGACCTACGAGTCCGCCTTCCAGCCCATGTTCTCGCCCGATTCCGACCGCCTCATGACCTGCGGCGTCCGGGACGGCAAGTACATCCGCCGCATCGACCGGATTTCGGACCTGCAGGGGTAA